One part of the Bacillus sp. FJAT-45350 genome encodes these proteins:
- a CDS encoding glycosyl hydrolase family 18 protein: MQIYVVQQGDSIWGISQAYNISPELLIEANQLPDPTQLVLGQALVIPIWGRFHWVQSGQTLEDISRQYGVSVQELVTINQIADPGLISPGLRLYIPQQERVPIDVGAYVDLNITGPESPAAVEAVGEYLTYLQIFSYELNEDGSLTPIEDQQIINTAYENQVVPLMVITNIDEGQFSTDLVTTVLESEQLQERLLNEAIAVMNQRGYLGLDFDLEYLGEVNRERYNELMRKAQVRLDERGYFLSSALAPKVRADMPGVLYEGHDYAAHGEYADFVFFMTYEWGWTGGPPMAVAPLPQVREVIEYAASEVPNDKIMMGIPLYGYDWTLPFEPGVTRARAIDHQEAIELALTYNADIEYDPVAQSPHFNYVDEEGLEHEVWFEDARSMQAKFDLVKELGLRGFYYWVLGWEFPQNWLLIEDNFIVNKRV, encoded by the coding sequence GTGCAAATTTATGTTGTTCAGCAAGGAGACTCTATTTGGGGAATTTCACAGGCCTATAATATCTCACCTGAGCTATTAATTGAAGCAAACCAACTTCCTGACCCAACTCAACTCGTCTTAGGGCAGGCACTCGTTATCCCTATTTGGGGGAGATTTCATTGGGTCCAGTCAGGGCAGACATTAGAAGATATAAGCAGACAATATGGTGTATCTGTTCAGGAACTCGTTACTATTAATCAAATAGCCGATCCTGGATTAATATCACCTGGATTACGTTTATATATCCCTCAGCAAGAGCGAGTACCAATTGATGTTGGGGCTTATGTTGATTTAAATATTACAGGTCCTGAATCACCAGCGGCAGTTGAAGCAGTTGGCGAATACTTAACCTATTTGCAAATCTTCAGCTATGAATTGAATGAAGACGGTTCCTTAACTCCCATTGAAGACCAACAAATAATTAATACTGCCTATGAAAATCAAGTTGTTCCCCTTATGGTTATCACAAATATTGATGAGGGGCAATTTAGCACTGATTTAGTTACTACTGTCTTAGAAAGTGAACAACTACAAGAACGACTTCTTAATGAAGCCATTGCCGTTATGAATCAAAGGGGTTATTTAGGTCTCGATTTTGATTTAGAATATCTTGGAGAAGTAAATCGAGAGCGCTACAATGAGCTCATGAGAAAAGCACAAGTCCGTTTAGATGAAAGAGGCTACTTTCTCTCTAGTGCTCTTGCTCCAAAGGTTCGAGCTGATATGCCTGGTGTCTTATATGAAGGCCATGATTATGCAGCGCACGGTGAATATGCAGATTTTGTTTTCTTTATGACGTATGAATGGGGTTGGACTGGTGGTCCACCAATGGCGGTTGCCCCTCTTCCACAAGTACGAGAGGTTATTGAATATGCTGCATCAGAGGTTCCAAATGATAAAATCATGATGGGTATTCCATTATATGGATATGACTGGACACTCCCCTTTGAACCAGGTGTAACTAGAGCACGTGCTATTGACCATCAAGAAGCAATTGAGCTTGCTCTCACTTATAATGCAGATATCGAGTATGATCCTGTAGCCCAGTCACCTCATTTTAACTATGTAGATGAAGAAGGCCTTGAACATGAGGTTTGGTTTGAAGATGCGCGAAGTATGCAGGCAAAATTTGATTTAGTGAAAGAGCTTGGCTTACGAGGCTTTTATTATTGGGTACTTGGCTGGGAATTCCCACAAAACTGGCTGCTTATAGAGGATAACTTTATTGTAAATAAAAGAGTGTAA
- a CDS encoding diacylglycerol kinase — MKRVRIIYNPSAGREYMRKQLPYVLERLESVGYEASAHATTGEGCAKKAARIAVERQYDVVIAAGGDGTIFEVVNGLAEQEYRPTLGLIPAGTTNDFARALGIPRDIEAACDILCDGQTRPIDIGKAGEQYFVNIAAGGTLTELTYEVPSRLKTMMGQVAYYVKGLEKLPSISPTNVRIEYDGKLYEGEIMLFLVCNTNSVGGFEKLAPKADLEDGMFDLIIIEKMSFPEFVRIGSQALRGEHIGHPKMKYVQANRIKVFVEGNMQLNLDGEYGGMLPVEFVNLYQHFQMLAPVKK, encoded by the coding sequence ATGAAGAGAGTTAGAATCATTTATAATCCTTCCGCTGGAAGAGAGTATATGAGGAAGCAATTACCTTACGTACTTGAGCGATTAGAAAGTGTAGGGTATGAAGCTAGTGCACATGCAACAACAGGGGAAGGATGCGCCAAAAAAGCAGCTAGAATAGCAGTAGAGAGACAGTATGATGTGGTTATTGCTGCTGGGGGAGATGGTACAATTTTCGAAGTTGTTAATGGATTAGCAGAACAGGAGTATAGACCAACTCTGGGATTAATCCCTGCAGGCACAACGAATGATTTTGCAAGAGCCCTCGGTATTCCAAGAGATATAGAAGCAGCATGTGATATATTATGTGATGGTCAGACAAGACCAATTGATATAGGTAAGGCAGGAGAACAATATTTTGTGAATATAGCTGCTGGTGGTACGTTAACAGAGTTAACATACGAAGTTCCAAGTAGGCTCAAAACAATGATGGGACAAGTCGCCTATTATGTAAAGGGGCTAGAAAAGCTCCCTTCAATTTCACCAACAAACGTCCGTATTGAGTATGATGGTAAGCTTTATGAGGGAGAAATAATGCTCTTCTTAGTTTGTAATACAAATTCTGTTGGAGGCTTTGAGAAGTTAGCTCCTAAAGCGGATTTAGAAGATGGAATGTTTGATTTAATAATTATTGAAAAAATGTCCTTCCCTGAGTTTGTGCGTATCGGCAGTCAGGCTTTACGCGGAGAACATATTGGTCATCCAAAGATGAAATATGTACAAGCAAACAGAATTAAAGTTTTTGTGGAAGGAAACATGCAGCTTAATTTAGATGGTGAGTACGGTGGTATGCTACCAGTCGAATTTGTTAATTTGTATCAACATTTTCAAATGTTAGCTCCAGTCAAGAAATAA
- a CDS encoding GntP family permease, whose translation MDIQISSFGTLIGLTLTIILIIKHVNPPYAMMLGALVGGLIGGLPIPETVQVMIQGAQGMTGVVLRVLAAGVLAGVLIESGAAKRIAESIVNGLGETKALLAITGATMILTGVGVFIGVAVLTVAPIALAIAKRANMSKFAVLLAISGGGKAGNIISPNPNTIAAAEAFQVPLTSVMVAGVIPALGGAAITYLIAKKLVNKGSSISDVDVPEQQQETELPSLGASLSGPAFAIFLLLLQPLFGWFIDPLFALPIGGIVGAIIMKKGREINRYATSGLEKMSGVAILLIGTGTLAGVIAHSAIIDVILSAIDSMGLPAYALAPIAGVTMSAATGSTAAATAVAGNVFAPIILELGIQALAGAAMVHAGATVLDHLPHGTYFHITRGSVNMGMVERFKLLPYETVIGLVIVIISTLLFGVFALSF comes from the coding sequence ATGGACATACAAATCAGTTCATTTGGAACACTTATTGGACTCACTTTAACGATTATCTTAATTATTAAGCATGTGAATCCACCATATGCCATGATGCTAGGCGCACTAGTTGGCGGCTTAATTGGAGGACTGCCAATTCCAGAAACAGTCCAAGTAATGATACAAGGTGCACAAGGAATGACAGGGGTTGTACTTCGTGTACTTGCTGCAGGTGTTCTAGCAGGTGTATTGATAGAATCTGGTGCTGCTAAGAGAATTGCAGAATCGATAGTTAACGGGTTAGGAGAAACGAAGGCACTTCTTGCGATTACTGGTGCTACGATGATTTTAACTGGCGTAGGTGTCTTTATAGGAGTAGCTGTATTAACGGTAGCCCCAATAGCTTTAGCAATTGCTAAGCGGGCAAATATGTCGAAGTTTGCTGTACTTTTAGCGATTTCAGGTGGGGGAAAGGCTGGAAACATCATCTCACCCAATCCGAATACGATTGCAGCAGCGGAAGCCTTTCAAGTACCGTTAACATCAGTCATGGTTGCAGGAGTTATTCCCGCATTAGGTGGAGCAGCTATTACATATTTAATTGCAAAAAAGTTAGTAAACAAAGGAAGCTCAATTTCTGATGTCGATGTACCTGAACAACAACAAGAGACTGAATTGCCTTCTTTAGGAGCATCGTTGTCTGGCCCAGCTTTTGCTATTTTCCTTTTACTACTTCAGCCTCTTTTTGGTTGGTTTATTGATCCTTTATTTGCGCTGCCCATTGGAGGAATAGTAGGGGCGATCATTATGAAAAAGGGAAGAGAAATTAATCGCTATGCTACGTCTGGATTAGAAAAAATGTCAGGTGTAGCAATATTGCTTATTGGGACCGGTACTCTAGCAGGAGTCATAGCACATTCTGCAATTATTGATGTAATTTTGTCTGCAATTGATTCAATGGGATTACCAGCCTATGCATTGGCTCCAATTGCTGGGGTGACAATGTCAGCAGCAACAGGGTCAACGGCAGCTGCTACTGCGGTGGCGGGAAATGTGTTCGCTCCTATTATTTTAGAATTAGGGATTCAGGCACTCGCTGGAGCGGCTATGGTTCATGCTGGGGCAACAGTACTCGATCATTTGCCTCATGGTACGTATTTTCATATTACAAGAGGGAGTGTGAATATGGGTATGGTAGAGCGTTTCAAGCTACTACCGTATGAAACAGTAATAGGTTTAGTCATTGTAATCATTTCTACCTTATTATTTGGGGTATTTGCTTTATCTTTTTAA
- the ybaK gene encoding Cys-tRNA(Pro) deacylase — protein MSKVKTNAMRMLDSKKIDYHILTYSHDDGLIDGVSVAKKVERDPSIVYKTLVAKGSSNSINVYVIPVEAELNLKKAAKSSGEKKVEMVPVKDILALTGYIRGGCSPIGMKKLYPTYIDNAANELSNIIVSGGKIGLQIELSVQSLQDITNAEIADIT, from the coding sequence TTGTCAAAGGTAAAAACAAATGCTATGCGAATGTTAGATTCAAAGAAGATTGATTATCATATATTAACTTACTCCCATGATGATGGATTGATAGATGGTGTATCAGTTGCTAAAAAAGTAGAAAGAGATCCGTCTATCGTTTATAAAACACTTGTTGCTAAAGGAAGCAGCAATTCAATTAATGTGTATGTTATACCTGTCGAAGCTGAACTAAATTTGAAAAAAGCTGCAAAGTCTTCAGGGGAAAAGAAAGTAGAGATGGTCCCTGTAAAGGATATTCTAGCTTTGACTGGTTATATACGTGGCGGTTGTTCTCCGATTGGAATGAAAAAGCTATACCCCACATACATTGATAACGCAGCAAACGAGCTTTCGAATATCATAGTAAGTGGAGGTAAGATAGGCTTGCAAATTGAATTATCGGTTCAGTCTCTCCAAGATATTACTAATGCTGAGATAGCAGATATAACATAA